The Sorangiineae bacterium MSr11367 genome window below encodes:
- a CDS encoding cupin domain-containing protein: MSAIQTGTSFHIASALEAITDPARPSILGDYAVDGTAMLGVIRIAQDRTHGFWERHDGGDELLVILQGRCTMTLRPAQGPEKAHELGPGDALLIPKGVAHSGKLHTPEARILFITPREGNTEWND, encoded by the coding sequence ATGTCCGCAATACAGACCGGCACTTCATTCCATATTGCCAGCGCCCTCGAGGCCATTACCGATCCCGCCCGGCCGAGCATCCTCGGCGACTATGCCGTGGACGGCACGGCCATGCTCGGGGTCATCCGCATCGCGCAAGATCGCACGCACGGCTTCTGGGAACGCCACGACGGCGGCGACGAGCTGCTCGTCATCCTCCAAGGCCGCTGCACGATGACCTTGCGCCCAGCCCAAGGGCCCGAGAAGGCGCACGAACTGGGCCCCGGCGACGCGCTTCTGATCCCCAAGGGAGTTGCACACTCGGGCAAACTGCACACGCCCGAGGCGCGAATCTTGTTCATCACGCCGCGCGAGGGCAACACGGAGTGGAACGATTAG
- a CDS encoding queuosine precursor transporter: protein MRSPAPRSYRYYEFVMVAFVIILVCSNLIGPAKIAQVDAPVLGPLSFSAGALFFPVSYVFGDVLTEVYGFARSRRVIWSGFAALAFASFMAFVIVKLPPAPFWKNQDAYEIAFGSTWRTASSSLVAYCCGEFVNSYVLAKLKIRTEGKHLWMRTIGSTLCGEAVDSLLFYPLAFYGSGVIPDDKLPMIMAAQFLLKVGVEVVFTPLTYKIVAWLKRAEHEDYYDRGTDFTPFSLKA from the coding sequence ATGCGCAGCCCCGCACCCCGAAGTTACCGCTACTACGAGTTCGTGATGGTCGCCTTCGTGATCATCCTCGTGTGCTCGAACCTCATTGGCCCGGCCAAGATCGCGCAGGTCGACGCGCCCGTTCTGGGGCCGCTCTCCTTCAGCGCCGGCGCGTTGTTCTTTCCGGTCTCCTACGTGTTCGGTGACGTTCTCACGGAGGTGTACGGTTTTGCGCGATCGCGGCGGGTCATTTGGTCGGGGTTCGCCGCGCTCGCGTTTGCATCGTTCATGGCCTTCGTCATCGTCAAGTTGCCGCCGGCGCCATTCTGGAAGAACCAAGATGCTTACGAGATTGCGTTCGGCTCGACCTGGCGAACCGCGTCGTCGTCACTGGTGGCCTATTGTTGCGGGGAATTCGTCAATTCCTACGTCCTCGCGAAATTGAAGATTCGCACGGAGGGAAAACACCTCTGGATGCGCACCATTGGCTCGACTTTGTGCGGCGAGGCGGTCGACTCCCTCCTCTTTTATCCATTGGCCTTCTATGGAAGCGGCGTCATCCCCGATGACAAATTGCCGATGATCATGGCCGCGCAATTCCTGCTGAAGGTCGGCGTCGAAGTGGTCTTCACCCCACTGACCTACAAGATCGTGGCCTGGCTCAAACGCGCCGAACACGAGGACTATTACGATCGGGGGACGGACTTCACTCCGTTCTCACTGAAAGCCTGA
- the argG gene encoding argininosuccinate synthase: MSRIYRSLPPAGTRIGLAFSGGLDTRAAVAWMSRQGLDVFAYTADLAQPDEKNCADIPPIATEHGARAAKLIDCREAMVREGLIAIQCGAFHLSVGGKKYFNTTPLGRAVTTTAIVRAMREDGVNVFGDGSTHKGNDIQRFYRYGILVNPELRIYKPWLDPAFVSAFGGRKEMSEYLISLKLPYKMGTEKAYSTDSNVLGATHEAKDLERLDANMHIVEPIMGVAHWKKDVTIEAEQVTVEFEAGWPTAINGDRFESSFELFALCNQIGGRHGLGMSDQIENRVIDAKSRGIYEAPGMALLHIAYERLLSAIHNESTTDLYMTLGRRLGRLLYEGKWFDPESMMLKDSLTRWISPTVTGKVTLELRRGDDYTLLATQAPHMSYDPDKLSMEKVADPAFTPEDRIGALEMQNLNVGDNRALLLQWMNATHGLSAGEGNKVIALLGGGANDDEKK; encoded by the coding sequence ATGAGCCGCATCTATCGATCGCTGCCCCCCGCTGGAACTCGAATTGGCCTCGCTTTTTCGGGCGGATTGGATACCCGCGCCGCCGTTGCGTGGATGTCGCGCCAAGGGCTCGACGTGTTCGCGTACACCGCGGACCTCGCCCAACCGGACGAGAAGAACTGTGCAGATATCCCGCCCATCGCCACCGAGCACGGCGCACGCGCGGCCAAGTTGATCGACTGCCGCGAGGCGATGGTCCGCGAAGGGCTCATCGCCATCCAATGCGGCGCCTTCCACCTGTCGGTGGGCGGCAAGAAGTACTTCAACACCACACCGCTCGGCCGGGCCGTGACCACCACGGCCATCGTGCGGGCCATGCGCGAGGACGGGGTCAACGTCTTCGGCGATGGCAGCACGCACAAGGGCAACGACATCCAGCGCTTCTACCGCTACGGCATCCTGGTAAACCCCGAGCTTCGCATCTACAAGCCGTGGCTCGATCCGGCGTTCGTCTCGGCCTTCGGCGGCCGCAAGGAAATGAGCGAATACCTCATTTCGCTGAAGCTCCCCTACAAGATGGGGACGGAGAAGGCGTATTCGACCGACTCGAACGTGCTCGGCGCCACGCACGAGGCCAAGGACCTCGAGCGGCTCGACGCGAACATGCACATCGTGGAGCCCATCATGGGCGTGGCCCACTGGAAGAAAGACGTGACCATCGAGGCGGAGCAGGTCACCGTCGAGTTCGAGGCGGGCTGGCCCACGGCCATCAACGGCGACCGCTTCGAATCGTCGTTCGAGCTCTTTGCATTGTGCAATCAAATTGGCGGGCGGCATGGCCTGGGCATGAGCGACCAGATCGAGAACCGCGTGATCGACGCCAAGAGCCGCGGCATCTACGAGGCGCCGGGCATGGCGCTGCTGCACATTGCCTACGAGCGGCTTCTCTCGGCGATTCACAACGAGTCGACCACGGATCTGTACATGACCTTGGGCCGGCGCCTCGGGCGTCTGCTCTACGAGGGCAAGTGGTTCGATCCGGAGTCGATGATGCTCAAGGACTCGCTCACGCGCTGGATCTCGCCCACCGTCACCGGGAAGGTGACCCTCGAACTGCGCCGCGGCGACGACTACACCTTGCTCGCCACGCAAGCGCCGCACATGTCCTACGATCCGGACAAGCTCTCGATGGAGAAGGTCGCGGACCCGGCCTTCACGCCGGAGGACCGCATCGGCGCCCTCGAGATGCAGAACCTCAACGTGGGCGACAACCGCGCGCTCCTTCTGCAATGGATGAACGCCACCCACGGGTTGTCCGCCGGTGAAGGCAACAAGGTCATCGCGCTGCTGGGCGGTGGCGCGAACGACGACGAGAAGAAGTAG
- a CDS encoding alpha-L-fucosidase — protein MNGAQELAASGPGTNYAIDDPFTAARTAWWRQDRFGMFIHFGAYSHYEGEYTSPSGSVCRDAEWIKRNCNIPIGEYEQFAKTFNPSGFDADAIATLAKDAGQRYIVITSKHHEGYAMWPTKVNTWNLRDHSAFDKTRDILAELKRASDARGVKLGFYYSIWDWHDPDFPNASTFPKYKERMYAQLKELVDNYHPAVFWFDGEWDTTNPYNPWRAEDGEQLEAYLRGLDPNLVINNRVGKRRVADGDTGTPEQEIPNEPVLGQLWESCMTINGSWGYARHDQNWKSVTDLTRKLTTIASRSGNYLLNVGPDALGRVPTEAATRLRGMGSWLGANGQSGAVYQAESPGVVDEPSWGVVSRRGSKLYASVFNWPASGGSLTLHARASFNVTGARVLGSSQTVSATRSGDTVTIRPSGSRVGDPTVIELGIATAAATPVGSGTGLSAQFWPNANFSGEPTVRRTDARVNYNWKFTGSPAAQIPAEAFSSRWTGSIEPRYSEPYTFVAMSDDTVRLWIDGQLVIDNTSPHGPQIDRGTVTLQAGHRHTIRLEQTERGGEASMKLLWMSPNTLQEIVPATQLYPSP, from the coding sequence ATGAATGGCGCGCAGGAGCTCGCAGCGAGCGGCCCCGGAACCAACTATGCGATCGACGATCCCTTCACCGCCGCGCGCACCGCCTGGTGGCGGCAGGATCGCTTCGGGATGTTCATCCACTTCGGCGCGTATTCCCATTACGAGGGTGAGTACACCTCGCCGAGTGGGAGCGTTTGCCGCGATGCCGAGTGGATCAAACGGAATTGCAACATCCCGATAGGCGAGTACGAGCAGTTCGCCAAGACGTTCAACCCGAGCGGGTTCGACGCCGATGCGATTGCGACGCTGGCGAAGGATGCCGGGCAGCGCTACATCGTCATCACGTCGAAGCACCACGAGGGGTACGCGATGTGGCCGACGAAGGTCAACACGTGGAACCTGAGGGACCACTCGGCGTTCGACAAGACGCGCGACATCTTGGCCGAGCTGAAACGCGCCTCGGATGCGCGCGGGGTGAAGCTCGGGTTCTATTATTCCATCTGGGATTGGCACGATCCGGACTTTCCGAACGCGTCCACGTTTCCCAAATACAAAGAGCGCATGTACGCGCAGCTGAAGGAGCTGGTCGACAATTACCATCCGGCGGTCTTCTGGTTCGACGGCGAATGGGATACGACCAACCCGTACAATCCGTGGCGGGCCGAGGACGGCGAGCAATTGGAAGCGTACTTGCGCGGGTTGGATCCGAATTTGGTCATCAACAACCGGGTCGGAAAGCGGCGTGTGGCGGATGGTGACACGGGCACGCCGGAGCAGGAGATTCCAAACGAGCCGGTGCTTGGTCAATTGTGGGAATCGTGCATGACCATCAATGGGAGCTGGGGGTATGCGCGGCACGATCAGAACTGGAAATCGGTGACCGATCTGACGCGCAAGTTGACCACCATCGCGAGCCGGAGCGGCAATTACCTTTTGAACGTCGGACCGGATGCGCTCGGGCGGGTGCCGACGGAGGCGGCGACGCGGCTGCGCGGTATGGGCAGTTGGCTTGGCGCCAATGGGCAGTCGGGTGCGGTGTACCAGGCGGAAAGCCCTGGCGTGGTCGACGAGCCTTCGTGGGGCGTGGTGAGCCGCCGCGGAAGCAAGCTGTATGCATCGGTCTTCAATTGGCCGGCATCGGGCGGATCGCTGACGTTGCACGCGCGAGCCTCGTTCAATGTGACGGGGGCGCGGGTGCTGGGCAGCTCGCAAACGGTGAGCGCGACGCGCTCGGGCGATACCGTGACGATTCGGCCGAGCGGCAGCCGCGTCGGAGATCCGACGGTCATCGAATTGGGCATAGCCACGGCCGCCGCCACTCCGGTGGGGAGCGGCACGGGATTGTCCGCGCAGTTTTGGCCCAATGCGAATTTCTCCGGTGAGCCAACGGTGCGCCGCACGGATGCGCGGGTCAATTACAATTGGAAATTCACCGGTTCGCCGGCCGCCCAGATCCCGGCGGAAGCGTTCTCGTCGCGATGGACGGGAAGCATCGAGCCGCGGTATTCGGAACCGTATACGTTCGTCGCGATGTCCGACGATACGGTGCGCCTATGGATCGACGGGCAGCTGGTCATCGACAACACGTCGCCGCACGGCCCGCAGATCGATCGGGGCACGGTGACCCTGCAGGCGGGGCACCGCCATACGATTCGACTCGAGCAAACGGAACGTGGTGGCGAGGCATCGATGAAGCTGCTTTGGATGAGCCCGAATACGCTGCAGGAGATCGTGCCGGCGACCCAGCTCTATCCTTCGCCGTGA